Proteins co-encoded in one Streptomyces sp. NBC_01283 genomic window:
- a CDS encoding threonine synthase yields the protein MTALPDCFCPADGTRVPAGTLAWCCPVCRGPLDLDFSPNPASLKALNGRVNSLWRYAESLPLPAPAFSLGEGRTPLVPLDGAISAKLDFLMPTLSFKDRGAVMLATLAARLAPERVIADSSGNAGTAVAAYCARAGLPCTVYVPEGTSPKKLEQIGAHGARLEVVPGDREKTAWAARTAADEPGTFYASHVHNPYFLQGTKTYVHELWEDLGGRLPDVLVVPVGNGTLLLGAALAVRELHSAGLIAKAPALYAVQAAAVSPLAEAWRAGADEPLYAPGTEPMAPTLAEGIAIPRPPRARQILRAVRGSGGTFLTVTEDQIRAAQLDLAGRGLYVEATGVACWAAVRDGALGERTAVVPLCGAGLKSGLAAT from the coding sequence ATGACAGCATTGCCGGATTGTTTCTGCCCCGCCGACGGAACCCGGGTCCCCGCGGGCACCCTCGCCTGGTGCTGCCCCGTCTGCCGTGGCCCGCTCGACCTGGACTTCTCCCCCAATCCCGCGTCGCTGAAGGCCCTGAACGGAAGGGTCAATTCCCTGTGGCGGTACGCAGAGTCCCTGCCCCTGCCCGCCCCCGCCTTCTCCCTCGGTGAGGGCCGCACACCGCTCGTACCGCTGGATGGCGCGATCTCGGCCAAGCTCGACTTCCTGATGCCGACGCTCTCCTTCAAGGACCGGGGCGCGGTCATGCTCGCCACGCTCGCGGCGCGCCTCGCCCCGGAGCGCGTGATCGCCGACAGCAGCGGCAACGCGGGCACGGCGGTCGCCGCGTACTGCGCGCGGGCCGGACTGCCCTGCACGGTGTACGTCCCCGAGGGCACGTCGCCGAAGAAGCTGGAGCAGATCGGCGCGCACGGGGCGCGGCTCGAAGTCGTTCCCGGAGACCGCGAGAAGACGGCGTGGGCGGCCCGGACGGCAGCCGACGAGCCGGGCACCTTCTACGCCTCGCACGTCCACAACCCCTATTTCCTGCAGGGCACCAAGACGTACGTCCATGAGCTCTGGGAGGACCTGGGCGGCCGCCTGCCGGACGTGCTCGTGGTGCCGGTGGGCAACGGCACCCTGCTGCTCGGTGCGGCCCTCGCGGTGCGGGAACTGCACTCGGCGGGCCTGATCGCCAAGGCGCCCGCGCTGTACGCCGTGCAGGCCGCCGCGGTCTCCCCGCTGGCCGAGGCGTGGCGCGCGGGCGCCGACGAGCCTCTGTACGCCCCCGGGACGGAGCCGATGGCGCCGACGCTCGCGGAGGGCATCGCGATCCCGCGCCCGCCCCGCGCACGGCAGATCCTGCGGGCCGTACGCGGATCCGGCGGCACCTTCCTGACGGTCACGGAGGACCAGATCCGGGCCGCCCAACTGGATCTGGCGGGACGCGGCTTGTACGTCGAGGCGACCGGCGTCGCATGCTGGGCGGCCGTGAGGGACGGCGCCCTCGGTGAACGGACAGCCGTGGTCCCGCTGTGCGGAGCGGGCCTGAAATCAGGACTGGCCGCCACCTGA
- a CDS encoding S8 family serine peptidase, with product MAVMRHTRRRLAGISATAVAALALGVVSALPATAQPGQAQGTVENAGVPGAIPGSYIVTLDEDAAKAGSKAGKALADEYGAEIKRTYKKALNGYAVELSADEAKKFAADPAVESVVQNRTFTVDATQPNPPSWGLDRIDQKTLPLNNSYTYPDSAGEGVTAYVIDTGVRISHSDFGGRASYGYDAIDNDNTAQDGHGHGTHVAGTVAGTLHGVAKKAKIVGVRVLNNQGSGTTAQVVAGIDWVTQNAVKPAVANMSLGGGADSALDTAVRNAVASGITFAVAAGNESVNASTRSPARVTEAITVGATTNTDAKASYSNFGSVLDLFAPGSSITSTWNTSDTATNTISGTSMASPHTAGAAALYLADNRDATPAQVSAALVSAASTGVVTSPGTGSPNRLLNVGPGSTNPPGPKFENTTDFAISDNATVESPITVTGVPGSAPASLSVPVAIKHTYVGDLQVQLIAPDGSAYTLKGYGTGGSSDDINTTYTVNASSETANGTWKLRVSDNAAQDVGKIDSWGLQF from the coding sequence ATGGCAGTGATGCGTCATACCCGCCGAAGACTGGCCGGGATCAGCGCGACAGCGGTCGCGGCCCTCGCCCTCGGCGTCGTCTCCGCCCTCCCCGCGACCGCACAGCCGGGGCAGGCCCAAGGCACGGTCGAGAACGCCGGAGTCCCCGGGGCGATACCCGGCAGCTACATAGTCACCCTCGACGAGGACGCCGCGAAGGCGGGCTCCAAGGCGGGCAAGGCGCTGGCCGACGAGTACGGCGCCGAGATCAAGCGCACGTACAAGAAGGCCCTCAACGGTTACGCGGTCGAGCTCTCCGCCGACGAGGCCAAGAAGTTCGCGGCGGACCCGGCGGTCGAGTCCGTCGTGCAGAACCGGACGTTCACGGTCGACGCCACCCAGCCGAACCCGCCGTCCTGGGGCCTGGACCGCATCGACCAGAAGACGCTCCCGCTGAACAACTCGTACACCTATCCGGACTCCGCCGGTGAGGGCGTCACGGCGTACGTCATCGACACCGGAGTCCGCATCAGCCACAGCGACTTCGGCGGGCGTGCTTCCTACGGATACGACGCCATCGACAACGACAACACCGCGCAGGACGGCCACGGCCACGGCACGCACGTCGCCGGCACCGTCGCCGGGACCCTGCATGGCGTCGCAAAGAAGGCGAAGATCGTCGGCGTGCGCGTCCTGAACAACCAGGGCTCGGGCACCACCGCGCAGGTCGTCGCGGGCATCGACTGGGTCACCCAGAACGCGGTCAAGCCGGCCGTCGCGAACATGTCGCTCGGCGGCGGCGCCGACAGCGCCCTCGACACGGCCGTACGCAACGCCGTCGCGTCCGGCATCACCTTCGCCGTCGCGGCCGGCAACGAGTCCGTCAACGCCTCCACGCGCTCTCCCGCGCGCGTGACCGAGGCCATCACGGTCGGCGCCACCACGAACACCGACGCCAAGGCGAGCTACTCCAACTTCGGCAGCGTCCTGGACCTGTTCGCGCCGGGCTCGTCCATCACCTCGACCTGGAACACCAGCGACACCGCGACGAACACCATCTCCGGTACGTCGATGGCGTCCCCGCACACCGCGGGCGCCGCGGCGCTCTACCTCGCGGACAACCGCGACGCGACCCCGGCGCAGGTGTCCGCGGCCCTGGTCAGCGCCGCCTCCACGGGCGTCGTCACCAGCCCCGGAACGGGCTCGCCCAACCGCCTCCTGAACGTGGGCCCCGGCTCGACGAACCCTCCGGGCCCCAAGTTCGAGAACACGACCGACTTCGCGATCAGTGACAACGCCACGGTCGAATCGCCGATCACCGTGACCGGCGTCCCCGGTTCCGCGCCCGCCTCCCTGAGCGTGCCGGTCGCCATCAAGCACACCTATGTGGGTGACCTCCAGGTGCAGCTGATCGCGCCCGACGGCAGCGCGTACACGCTGAAGGGCTATGGGACCGGCGGAAGTTCGGACGACATCAACACCACATACACGGTCAACGCGTCGTCCGAGACGGCCAACGGGACGTGGAAGCTGCGGGTGAGCGACAACGCGGCACAGGACGTCGGAAAGATCGACTCCTGGGGGCTGCAGTTCTGA
- a CDS encoding DUF4190 domain-containing protein — protein MAIPPPPDFGGCPQQPYGQAPYGPPVQPPYPGGPQVPYQQWPGGYSPYSRPPVNGFAIASLVLGILCFLPAVGLVLGLVALAQIRKKGERGKGLAIAGSVLSVVGVVLLVLAVVTGGARDFMDGFREAARDARNSAGFPVGKGECFNVPGSRLEGAEYAYQVDRVPCSARHDGEVFASVRVNHDSYPGDSALTYLAEEKCVRLQADYVLDSWADWGDAQVNYFVPDRETWRQGGRHITCLFGDAGQKRSLKGSLRRDGTNLDADQLAYLKADKALYDAYGSEPDAERFEDDLPGHKEWAGRVDKGLAEQARLLRAHDWPAKADADITALVDAIERNRKQWKRASTAEDADAFSERYVPAQRHISGAREAAARKALGLATTSPRDATPGDESAGGHEDDGGGAGAAV, from the coding sequence GTGGCCATACCCCCGCCCCCCGACTTCGGTGGCTGTCCCCAGCAGCCGTACGGGCAGGCCCCGTACGGACCGCCCGTGCAGCCCCCGTACCCGGGTGGGCCCCAGGTGCCGTACCAGCAGTGGCCCGGCGGGTACTCGCCGTACTCCCGGCCTCCGGTCAACGGCTTCGCGATCGCCTCGCTCGTTCTCGGGATCCTCTGCTTCCTGCCCGCCGTCGGACTGGTCCTCGGGCTGGTGGCGCTCGCGCAGATCAGGAAGAAGGGCGAGCGCGGCAAGGGCCTGGCGATCGCGGGCAGCGTCCTCTCCGTCGTCGGCGTCGTGCTGCTGGTGCTCGCCGTCGTCACGGGAGGCGCGCGTGACTTCATGGACGGCTTCAGGGAGGCCGCGCGTGACGCCAGGAACAGTGCCGGGTTCCCCGTCGGCAAGGGGGAGTGCTTCAACGTCCCCGGCAGCAGGCTCGAAGGGGCGGAGTACGCCTACCAGGTCGACCGGGTGCCCTGCTCCGCGCGGCACGACGGGGAGGTCTTCGCGTCGGTCCGGGTGAACCACGACAGCTACCCGGGCGACTCCGCCCTCACGTATCTCGCCGAGGAGAAGTGCGTCCGCCTGCAGGCCGACTACGTCCTCGACAGCTGGGCCGACTGGGGCGACGCCCAGGTCAACTACTTCGTGCCCGACCGGGAGACCTGGCGCCAGGGGGGCCGCCACATCACCTGCCTCTTCGGTGACGCAGGGCAGAAGCGCTCGCTGAAGGGCTCGTTGCGCCGCGACGGCACGAATCTGGACGCCGATCAGCTCGCCTACCTGAAGGCCGACAAGGCCCTCTACGACGCCTACGGGTCCGAGCCCGACGCGGAGAGGTTCGAGGACGACCTGCCGGGCCACAAGGAGTGGGCCGGCCGCGTCGACAAGGGCCTCGCCGAGCAGGCGCGGCTGCTGCGCGCGCATGACTGGCCCGCGAAGGCCGACGCCGACATCACCGCCCTCGTCGACGCGATCGAGCGGAACCGCAAGCAGTGGAAGAGGGCGTCCACCGCCGAGGATGCCGACGCCTTTTCCGAGCGCTACGTACCGGCGCAACGGCACATCAGCGGCGCGCGCGAGGCCGCCGCCCGCAAGGCCCTGGGCCTGGCGACCACTTCACCGCGTGACGCGACTCCCGGGGACGAGAGCGCGGGCGGTCACGAGGACGACGGAGGCGGGGCGGGCGCCGCGGTGTGA
- the fxsT gene encoding FxSxx-COOH system tetratricopeptide repeat protein → MHDDGGQRQGPATRARREAASVLGRLGHARSGRPGAQERSEAVLVLDSHLTMRIWDHAVGDLVDELNREGDFARVRVLRLRGTDETDPARICPEEPLGSPGDMRRVVLVLTDGLAAGWRSGAVMPLLRAWGRTCPVALVHVLPQQLWFRTGLDVSRVRLRAGHAWAANSELDWELREAPVESRDPDEPEFEGDPVLVPVLALTNRWAEAWTQLVTGPEPRWVEMSATRAREWKRRPDAARALPWTDDVPDPRSTVPASERVSDFRAGASPTAFTLATRLAAVPLSLPLIRKVLETTPGAGPVHASELLMSGLVRPSGEQGDAITDVAFSFAPDIREELLALGRRSDTARILHDVRALLAGDGTGPPSLLPSPAEPLDTLAMPKVNSRNIGFLRVELAALRALSGRFMQRAALLAGVLGWHDRRYAVSLEKSGGTPVSRPHPEGASVMSTTPQQTVEGDRTSLPRVWGNLPPRNPNFTGRAELLELLGERLREGTTTVLPEAIHGMGGVGKTQLAIEYAYRHQGEYDIVWWIPSERPGQIGQALVELAGRLGLETSTEANIAGPAVREALREGRPFSRWLLIFDNADNPEQVRHYFPTGGNGTILVTSRNRRWGLVGGSLEVDVFTREESKELLRHSGPPLQEDEADRLAEALGDLPLALEQAAAWRAETGMPASEYLRLFESKRTELLETSPPPDYQLPVAAAWNVSLDHLENRSPSALRLLQLCSYFAPDPISRSIFSGLGNSSIFPELDATLNDPMRLARAIREVNRYSLARIDHRTNSIEMHRLVQLVLNNRMTPEEQARMRHGAHTLLAAADPKSPVSPANWPRYAELYSHVIASEAVKSDQPWVRQLVLNVAQYLYHWGDHDVAIDFSERAWATWRDVFGEEDQMTLLMGQKLSFYYWSVGRHREAADLVAEIRAIYERTAPADREDSREDALDAMNLEAAVRRVEGDFALGAELDRTVYERARRAFGEEDPTTLNTAHNLAVSLRLMGDFRQAFELDQQTLALKLRVLGQDHQQTLHTELNVAIDMRETGDYVGARARQEAVMNAYREVFGRGNPATIGTVRQLSEACRKEGDHAKSLELATDASSRFTRRYGDNHPQSLSAALTLSIALRENGDLQAARERGVRACRGYRDIFDPSHPHVLAADIDLAVTLRLLGQPDEARRLDEAALSSLTERLGAAHPIALACAINLASDLAALDDHAAARVLGEATLERCRIALGEDHPTTLACAVNLAMDLIALGEEADGATLRADTIARMERVLDEPRLRAEPAAPHPATVQAKAGQRANCDIDPVPL, encoded by the coding sequence ATGCATGACGACGGAGGGCAGCGGCAGGGACCGGCGACGCGGGCACGACGTGAGGCCGCGTCCGTTCTCGGCCGACTCGGGCATGCGCGGTCGGGCCGGCCCGGCGCGCAGGAGCGCTCCGAAGCGGTCCTCGTCCTCGACAGCCACCTGACGATGCGGATCTGGGATCACGCCGTCGGCGACCTGGTCGACGAGCTGAACCGCGAAGGGGACTTCGCGCGCGTACGCGTGCTGCGCCTGCGCGGCACCGACGAGACCGACCCCGCCCGGATCTGCCCCGAGGAACCGCTCGGCAGCCCCGGAGACATGCGCCGTGTGGTCCTCGTGCTGACCGACGGTCTCGCGGCCGGATGGCGGTCGGGCGCGGTCATGCCGCTGCTGCGCGCCTGGGGCCGTACATGCCCGGTCGCCCTGGTGCACGTGCTCCCCCAGCAGCTGTGGTTCCGCACGGGCCTGGACGTCTCCCGGGTGCGGCTGCGCGCAGGACATGCCTGGGCGGCCAACAGCGAGCTCGACTGGGAGCTGCGCGAGGCCCCGGTGGAGTCGCGCGACCCGGACGAGCCGGAGTTCGAGGGCGACCCGGTCCTGGTGCCGGTCCTTGCGCTGACCAACCGCTGGGCCGAGGCCTGGACCCAGCTCGTCACGGGCCCCGAGCCACGCTGGGTGGAGATGTCCGCCACCCGGGCGCGGGAGTGGAAGCGCAGGCCCGACGCGGCGCGCGCCCTGCCGTGGACGGACGACGTCCCCGATCCGCGCAGCACGGTGCCAGCGTCGGAGCGCGTGTCGGACTTCCGCGCCGGAGCATCGCCCACGGCATTCACCCTGGCGACACGCTTAGCCGCCGTCCCGCTGAGCCTCCCCCTCATCCGCAAGGTCCTTGAGACCACACCGGGAGCGGGACCGGTGCACGCGTCGGAGCTGCTGATGAGCGGCCTCGTCCGGCCCAGCGGGGAACAGGGCGACGCCATCACGGATGTGGCGTTCTCGTTCGCCCCCGACATCCGCGAGGAACTCCTCGCACTGGGCCGTCGCAGCGACACGGCACGCATACTGCACGACGTACGCGCGTTACTGGCGGGCGACGGAACCGGCCCTCCCTCGCTGCTCCCCTCCCCCGCCGAACCGCTGGACACCCTGGCCATGCCCAAGGTGAACAGCCGCAACATCGGCTTCCTCCGCGTGGAACTCGCCGCGCTGAGAGCACTCTCCGGACGTTTCATGCAGCGCGCCGCCCTGCTGGCAGGGGTACTTGGCTGGCACGATCGTCGATACGCAGTCAGCCTGGAGAAAAGCGGTGGAACCCCCGTCTCTCGGCCCCATCCTGAAGGAGCATCGGTGATGTCGACTACGCCCCAGCAAACGGTGGAGGGGGACCGCACATCACTGCCGCGCGTCTGGGGAAATCTGCCGCCCCGCAACCCCAATTTCACCGGCCGCGCAGAGCTCCTCGAACTGCTCGGCGAGCGTCTGCGCGAGGGCACCACCACGGTGCTGCCCGAGGCGATCCACGGCATGGGCGGTGTGGGCAAGACCCAGCTCGCCATCGAGTACGCCTATCGCCATCAGGGTGAGTACGACATCGTCTGGTGGATTCCCTCCGAGCGGCCGGGCCAGATCGGTCAGGCGCTGGTGGAGCTGGCCGGGCGCCTGGGCCTGGAGACCAGCACCGAAGCGAACATCGCGGGTCCCGCGGTGCGTGAGGCGCTGCGCGAGGGGCGTCCCTTCTCGCGCTGGCTGCTGATCTTCGACAACGCCGACAACCCCGAGCAGGTACGCCACTACTTCCCCACCGGGGGCAACGGCACGATCCTGGTCACCTCCCGCAACCGGCGCTGGGGTCTTGTCGGCGGCTCGCTCGAGGTGGACGTCTTCACCCGCGAGGAGAGCAAGGAACTCCTGCGCCACTCGGGGCCGCCCCTCCAGGAGGACGAGGCCGACCGGCTGGCCGAGGCGCTGGGAGACCTGCCGCTCGCCCTGGAGCAGGCCGCCGCCTGGCGTGCGGAGACGGGCATGCCCGCTTCCGAGTATCTGCGCCTCTTCGAGAGCAAGCGGACCGAGCTCCTGGAGACGTCACCGCCCCCGGACTACCAACTGCCGGTGGCGGCCGCCTGGAACGTGTCCCTGGACCACCTGGAGAACCGCAGCCCCTCGGCCCTGCGCCTGCTGCAGCTCTGCTCGTACTTCGCCCCGGACCCGATCTCGCGGTCCATCTTCTCCGGCCTGGGGAACAGCAGCATCTTCCCGGAGCTCGACGCGACACTGAACGACCCGATGCGACTGGCCCGCGCCATAAGGGAAGTGAACCGATACTCCCTGGCCCGCATCGACCACCGTACGAACTCCATCGAGATGCACCGCCTCGTTCAGCTGGTCCTGAACAACCGCATGACCCCGGAGGAGCAGGCCCGGATGCGGCACGGCGCCCACACCCTGCTGGCCGCCGCCGACCCCAAGTCTCCGGTGTCCCCGGCCAACTGGCCCCGCTACGCGGAGCTGTACAGCCACGTCATCGCATCCGAGGCGGTGAAGTCGGACCAGCCGTGGGTGCGGCAGCTCGTCCTGAATGTCGCCCAGTACCTCTACCACTGGGGCGACCACGACGTGGCGATCGACTTCTCCGAGCGGGCCTGGGCGACCTGGCGGGACGTGTTCGGCGAGGAAGACCAGATGACGCTCCTCATGGGGCAGAAGCTGAGCTTCTACTACTGGAGCGTCGGCCGCCACCGCGAGGCCGCGGACCTCGTCGCCGAGATCAGGGCGATCTACGAGCGCACGGCCCCGGCCGACCGTGAGGACTCCCGGGAGGACGCCCTGGACGCGATGAACCTCGAGGCAGCCGTGCGCCGCGTCGAGGGCGACTTCGCGCTCGGCGCCGAGCTGGACCGCACGGTGTACGAGCGGGCCCGCAGGGCCTTCGGCGAAGAGGACCCGACCACCCTCAACACCGCCCACAACCTCGCGGTGAGCCTGCGTCTGATGGGTGATTTCCGCCAGGCGTTCGAACTCGACCAGCAGACACTGGCGTTGAAGCTCCGGGTACTCGGCCAGGACCATCAGCAGACGCTGCACACCGAGCTCAACGTCGCCATCGACATGCGTGAAACAGGGGACTACGTCGGCGCGCGCGCCCGCCAGGAAGCCGTCATGAACGCCTACCGCGAGGTGTTCGGCCGCGGCAACCCCGCCACCATCGGCACGGTGCGCCAGCTCAGCGAGGCCTGCCGCAAGGAGGGCGACCACGCCAAGTCCCTGGAACTGGCCACCGACGCCAGCTCCCGCTTCACCCGCCGCTACGGCGACAACCACCCTCAGTCGCTCTCCGCCGCCCTGACGCTGTCCATCGCCCTGCGCGAGAACGGCGACCTCCAGGCGGCTCGCGAGCGGGGCGTCAGGGCCTGCCGGGGATACCGCGACATCTTCGACCCCAGCCATCCCCACGTGCTGGCCGCCGACATCGACCTCGCGGTGACGTTGCGTCTGCTCGGCCAGCCCGACGAGGCACGCCGGCTCGACGAAGCGGCCCTCTCCTCTCTCACCGAACGGCTCGGCGCGGCCCACCCCATCGCCCTGGCCTGTGCCATCAACCTGGCCAGTGACCTGGCCGCGCTGGACGACCACGCCGCCGCCCGCGTACTCGGCGAGGCGACCCTGGAGCGCTGCCGCATCGCCCTCGGCGAGGACCACCCCACCACGCTGGCCTGCGCGGTCAACCTGGCGATGGACCTCATCGCGCTGGGCGAGGAGGCCGATGGCGCCACCCTGCGGGCGGACACCATCGCGCGCATGGAGCGCGTGCTCGACGAGCCCAGGCTCCGCGCGGAGCCTG